Proteins encoded in a region of the Pocillopora verrucosa isolate sample1 chromosome 11, ASM3666991v2, whole genome shotgun sequence genome:
- the LOC136284330 gene encoding piggyBac transposable element-derived protein 4-like isoform X1, producing MAARYFTLEEVLERVLNDEEVSDFDDESEEDLPDVSESENNGDSSESESEFIENSDGSDVSNEEVSDNGGRDRSVSPTSTRGRGRGARVRRGQRLRFRGVPRGSRRGRQNRRQPRNADPELQWSRDAGIHTAPQPFTEPAPGPSRRFVNPENNPAKFHFDLLFTDDIWQMIVRETNSYYNFMVRTDPNKQTGMAPSYKGRNRGFHRHNNFDGHYQASTFSNVLERRLSYSPRGYQQCNVTHQILQIWRYFHLADNSVAPPVGDPGYDKLYRVREFLNIISRTISREYKLSRDIAIDETMVPHKGRLSFKQYIKNKPTQWGIKLWVLSESLTGYVYKFQVYLGKEGGNTEKKLARRVVRDLTAPIEGNNHHLYMDNFYCDPHLFIERMNSGIYCCGTVRAGRKGFPKDILIAKADEKRLPRGHYQFRIHDQLVAMSWFDRRGVYLLSTIHPPKNPDGTLPTIPRKNGREQVNVPCPPAQVDYQKYMGGVDLSDQLIKTFSVVRKSRKAWKKLLGYGLEVCLLDSFIIMRKANPQSSQEFIDFRMEVARQLIGQRSFRRKSGRPPSLPLSEADEKRLNDRPHVLEVTDTRRDCAVCAKKAIVQDLGKNFRYKSQIVCVTCNRTPLCITKDRNCWEKWHTSPIYWQ from the exons ATGGCGGCGCGGTATTTTACTTTGGAAGAGGTTCTGGAGAGagttttaaatgatgaagaagtCAGTGATTTCGATGATGAAAGCGAGGAAGACTTACCAGATGTGTCAGAAAGCGAAAACAATGGCGATTCAAGcgaaagtgagagtgaattcATCGAAAATAGCGATGGTTCTG ATGTTAGCAATGAAGAAGTCAGTGATAATGGCGGACGTGATCGTAGTGTGAGTCCTACAAGTACTCGTGGTCGAGGAAGAGGTGCGCGTGTAAGACGAGGGCAAAGACTGCGCTTCAGGGGGGTTCCTCGAGGATCTCGCCGTGGTCGCCAAAACAGAAGACAACCACGCAATGCTGATCCAGAATTGCAGTGGTCTAGAGATGCAGGAATTCACACAGCACCCCAACCATTCACTGAGCCAGCACCAGGTCCTTCTAGACGATTTGTGAATCCAGAGAACAATCCAGCTAAGTTTCATTTTGATCTTCTTTTCACTGATGACATCTGGCAAATGATTGTCCGGGAAACCAacagttattataattttatggTTAGAACTgacccaaacaaacaaacaggcatGGCACCCAGTTACAAGGGAAGAAATAGAGGCTTTCATAGGCATAATAATTTTGATGGGCATTATCAAGCTTCCACGTTTTCGAATGTACTGGAAAGAAGATTATCTTATTCACCAAGAGGGTATCAGCAATGTAATGTCACGCACCAGATTTTACAAATCTGGCGTTATTTCCACCTGGCTGATAATTCTGTTGCACCCCCAGTTGGTGATCCTGGATATGATAAACTTTACAGAGTCAGAGAATTTCTGAACATTATTTCCCGCACCATCAGCAGGGAGTATAAGCTTTCAAGGGATATTGCAATTGATGAAACCATGGTCCCTCACAAAGGCAGACTGTCGTTCAAACAGTACATCAAGAACAAACCAACCCAATGGGGGATAAAACTCTGGGTGTTATCAGAGTCCCTTACTGGCTATGTGTACAAATTTCAAGTGTATCTTGGTAAAGAGGGGGgcaacacagaaaaaaaattggctcgGCGTGTTGTCAGAGATCTCACTGCACCAATTGAAGGGAACAACCACCATTTGTATATGGACAATTTCTACTGTGACCCTCATTTGTTCATTGAACGGATGAACTCTGGCATTTATTGCTGTGGCACAGTCAGAGCTGGAAGGAAAGGATTTCCTAAAGATATTCTTATTGCAAAAGCTGACGAAAAGCGCCTGCCCAGGGGCCATTACCAGTTTAGAATCCATGATCAACTTGTTGCTATGAGCTGGTTTGACAGGCGTGGGGTTTAccttctttcaacaattcaccCACCTAAAAATCCTGATGGCACCCTTCCAACTATACCACGGAAGAATGGGCGTGAGCAAGTCAATGTTCCATGTCCCCCTGCCCAAGTGGACTACCAAAAGTACATGGGTGGGGTGGACCTATCAGATCAGCTTATCAAGACCTTTTCTGTTGTCAGAAAGTCAAGAAAGGCATGGAAGAAGCTCTTAGGGTATGGCCTGGAGGTTTGCCTTCTTGATTCTTTTATTATAATGAGGAAAGCAAATCCCCAGTCCTCCCAGGAGTTTATTGACTTCCGAATGGAAGTTGCTCGCCAGCTGATTGGACAAAGGTCATTTCGTCGAAAATCTGGTcgacccccctccctccctctatCTGAGGCAGATGAGAAAAGGCTAAATGACAGACCACATGTCCTGGAGGTGACTGACACAAGAAGAGACTGTGCTGTTTGTGCAAAGAAAGCCATTGTGCAGGATCTGGGAAAGAACTTTCGATACAAGTCACAAATTGTCTGTGTTACTTGTAATCGCACTCCGTTATGCATCACAAAGGACAGAAATTGCTGGGAAAAATGGCATACATCACCTATTTACTGGCAGTAG
- the LOC136284330 gene encoding piggyBac transposable element-derived protein 4-like isoform X2, producing the protein MAARYFTLEEVLERVLNDEEVSDFDDESEEDLPDVSESENNGDSSENVSNEEVSDNGGRDRSVSPTSTRGRGRGARVRRGQRLRFRGVPRGSRRGRQNRRQPRNADPELQWSRDAGIHTAPQPFTEPAPGPSRRFVNPENNPAKFHFDLLFTDDIWQMIVRETNSYYNFMVRTDPNKQTGMAPSYKGRNRGFHRHNNFDGHYQASTFSNVLERRLSYSPRGYQQCNVTHQILQIWRYFHLADNSVAPPVGDPGYDKLYRVREFLNIISRTISREYKLSRDIAIDETMVPHKGRLSFKQYIKNKPTQWGIKLWVLSESLTGYVYKFQVYLGKEGGNTEKKLARRVVRDLTAPIEGNNHHLYMDNFYCDPHLFIERMNSGIYCCGTVRAGRKGFPKDILIAKADEKRLPRGHYQFRIHDQLVAMSWFDRRGVYLLSTIHPPKNPDGTLPTIPRKNGREQVNVPCPPAQVDYQKYMGGVDLSDQLIKTFSVVRKSRKAWKKLLGYGLEVCLLDSFIIMRKANPQSSQEFIDFRMEVARQLIGQRSFRRKSGRPPSLPLSEADEKRLNDRPHVLEVTDTRRDCAVCAKKAIVQDLGKNFRYKSQIVCVTCNRTPLCITKDRNCWEKWHTSPIYWQ; encoded by the exons ATGGCGGCGCGGTATTTTACTTTGGAAGAGGTTCTGGAGAGagttttaaatgatgaagaagtCAGTGATTTCGATGATGAAAGCGAGGAAGACTTACCAGATGTGTCAGAAAGCGAAAACAATGGCGATTCAAGcgaaa ATGTTAGCAATGAAGAAGTCAGTGATAATGGCGGACGTGATCGTAGTGTGAGTCCTACAAGTACTCGTGGTCGAGGAAGAGGTGCGCGTGTAAGACGAGGGCAAAGACTGCGCTTCAGGGGGGTTCCTCGAGGATCTCGCCGTGGTCGCCAAAACAGAAGACAACCACGCAATGCTGATCCAGAATTGCAGTGGTCTAGAGATGCAGGAATTCACACAGCACCCCAACCATTCACTGAGCCAGCACCAGGTCCTTCTAGACGATTTGTGAATCCAGAGAACAATCCAGCTAAGTTTCATTTTGATCTTCTTTTCACTGATGACATCTGGCAAATGATTGTCCGGGAAACCAacagttattataattttatggTTAGAACTgacccaaacaaacaaacaggcatGGCACCCAGTTACAAGGGAAGAAATAGAGGCTTTCATAGGCATAATAATTTTGATGGGCATTATCAAGCTTCCACGTTTTCGAATGTACTGGAAAGAAGATTATCTTATTCACCAAGAGGGTATCAGCAATGTAATGTCACGCACCAGATTTTACAAATCTGGCGTTATTTCCACCTGGCTGATAATTCTGTTGCACCCCCAGTTGGTGATCCTGGATATGATAAACTTTACAGAGTCAGAGAATTTCTGAACATTATTTCCCGCACCATCAGCAGGGAGTATAAGCTTTCAAGGGATATTGCAATTGATGAAACCATGGTCCCTCACAAAGGCAGACTGTCGTTCAAACAGTACATCAAGAACAAACCAACCCAATGGGGGATAAAACTCTGGGTGTTATCAGAGTCCCTTACTGGCTATGTGTACAAATTTCAAGTGTATCTTGGTAAAGAGGGGGgcaacacagaaaaaaaattggctcgGCGTGTTGTCAGAGATCTCACTGCACCAATTGAAGGGAACAACCACCATTTGTATATGGACAATTTCTACTGTGACCCTCATTTGTTCATTGAACGGATGAACTCTGGCATTTATTGCTGTGGCACAGTCAGAGCTGGAAGGAAAGGATTTCCTAAAGATATTCTTATTGCAAAAGCTGACGAAAAGCGCCTGCCCAGGGGCCATTACCAGTTTAGAATCCATGATCAACTTGTTGCTATGAGCTGGTTTGACAGGCGTGGGGTTTAccttctttcaacaattcaccCACCTAAAAATCCTGATGGCACCCTTCCAACTATACCACGGAAGAATGGGCGTGAGCAAGTCAATGTTCCATGTCCCCCTGCCCAAGTGGACTACCAAAAGTACATGGGTGGGGTGGACCTATCAGATCAGCTTATCAAGACCTTTTCTGTTGTCAGAAAGTCAAGAAAGGCATGGAAGAAGCTCTTAGGGTATGGCCTGGAGGTTTGCCTTCTTGATTCTTTTATTATAATGAGGAAAGCAAATCCCCAGTCCTCCCAGGAGTTTATTGACTTCCGAATGGAAGTTGCTCGCCAGCTGATTGGACAAAGGTCATTTCGTCGAAAATCTGGTcgacccccctccctccctctatCTGAGGCAGATGAGAAAAGGCTAAATGACAGACCACATGTCCTGGAGGTGACTGACACAAGAAGAGACTGTGCTGTTTGTGCAAAGAAAGCCATTGTGCAGGATCTGGGAAAGAACTTTCGATACAAGTCACAAATTGTCTGTGTTACTTGTAATCGCACTCCGTTATGCATCACAAAGGACAGAAATTGCTGGGAAAAATGGCATACATCACCTATTTACTGGCAGTAG